The following nucleotide sequence is from Scleropages formosus chromosome 4, fSclFor1.1, whole genome shotgun sequence.
GTGTTAGCGCAATAGTCTCCCCATGCCTGTGCGGCTcccccccaggtgctctggtttccccccacagtccaaagacatgctgttcaggttcccccatagtgtgtgagtgacacagagagtgtgtgtgttccactgatgtatggatgagtgaccgagtgcaagtagtgtatctagcactaagtcaccgcggtaaataaggtgtgtgggctgataacactacatagagttgattgaaagtcgatttggagaaaagcgtatgctaaataaaatgtaaacaatgtaaatgtaaagccatGGACTAACCGGTCCCTCAGTTTGGGCACCACAGCAGTGCTCAGATACATGCCCTCTTACACACACTGAATTCAAGAGGAAGCAGTCAAATGATAATATAGCGAATGCAGCAGAAAGGAATCAGTCCTGCTGTCCCCAAAAAGAGAAGTcagaagaacattaaaaatttccatcttttcatttagctgacacttttctccaaaatgacttacagtgttagggttacaattatttacccagttacacagctgggtaatcttactggggcaattttaggggaagtacattgctcaagggtactacagccaaaggtggggagtgaacctgcaaccattggctccaaaggcagtacctctaatcactacgctacctgctgtctcTTAAAATAACTAATTTAAACAAAGGGATAATGCTGGCAATTTCCCCAAAGTAAACATACCAAATAAATACACTATATCTGTTGATTCTAAAAACAAGAATTGCATACCGAGTGGCAAGCCCCCATTAAAGAAAGCGCATggtttaatttatattttccttGCAGACTAAAACTTTACCTATAACCAGGTGATAGGTGTAAtttccctgcttttttttttttttttttataatcaaaCTCCCTAGTGAACCACCGGAAATAAAGATGAAGACCACTGGTGGTTGACTGACCACATTCAGAGAGCCACTGCTCTAATTCACACTAACCTTGAAATAACTgcagatgaaataaaaatgaagaaagatcACTGGGAAATGACATATTCCTAAGGAAAATGTAACATGACGGCCTATTCCTCTGTAACACGACACAAATCGACGTACGAGATCCAGCCACCGCTGAGCGCAGACAtacttttttcataaattactGCTTGGCAGGGTACCAGGAAACTATTAATAAACATAtcttttgctttctttacaCCATCTACTGTAAGCCTACATTTTCATAACATTTCCCTCTTCCACACCtctttatatatgtaaatatatatcaaAAAAGTGCAATATCTGTCTCATTCTTCACTCTGTTTTCCATCTTCTCAGCTTCTTACTCCTCACCTTGATATCCTCccttggagggggggggggggggattagcAGATGCCCTGAAATTCATTGCTTTTTGCTGCCATATTAAtatgtgtattcatttttaCGCAAACAAGCCTGTTGACACCGTCGCTGCGAACCAAACAATTTCGCTATGGAGCAGGAAAGCTCTGAACAGAATATTATTAGAGATCGAacactaaaacaaaaaactaggtttacttaacaatcccatgtctgcaactatgtctttctcctaatgtaatgcacaaattgtatgtctctgagatgtgtgttgctttggagaaaacccatctgctaaattaataaatgtaaatttaaaaaaaaaaaaataaatattgctcTCCATTCAGGATAAAAGATTTTAGAAGAAAGCAGACGCTATTCAAATGAGATCAGTCAACCATAAGTGgcctgcattttcatttcaggtgGTTCACCAGGGAACTTCTTgttataaaataagaaaaaaaaaaaagtttcacaccCAAACAACCTATAAGCAGAAGAGGCCAGAGGTTTGAGAAGAACACTCACATTCCGCAGAGCAGGATATCAGAAGACAtcacaatgcaaatgaatattaTGCACATATCATTATCCAACGAGTCTGAATGCAAAATGTCAGCAGTGATGCCGACAGCTAAACGTTAAATTAACATTCATGAAGTTTCTAAGAGCTCCACAAGGCTACAGCTTTTACAagtactcccccccccccgactgacAACCTCTTTTTAATCTTCTCCTCCTCACTTTTACAAACTGCTCAACCTGTGCAGGGTCAAAGCGCACCAGGTGTAGCCCGGAAAAGTACAGAGCGCTACACAGGGTATTCCCTAGACGGGCAGCACGgttgcacagcgagtagcgctgctgtcccacagcacctgggtggtgcgagaggatgtgggttcgatccccactcaggaTGTGTGGCACTTGCATGTGCTTGCGactgagagagagtgtgtgtgtgtgttccactgatgtatggatgagtgacccatcgtaaatagtctatctagcagtgtaagtcactggggtgaataaggtgtgtgggatgacgACACTACAccgagttcatcggaagttgctttggagaaaagtgcctcctaaataaataaataaatgtgatgatgcCCCAGTTCATCGCAGGACCGTCTCACGCAcactccttcaccaagacatttACACACGACAAGTAATTTCGGAGAGGCCAATCCACCCACAACGCGTTGTTGGAGCACCGGGAGAAAACCTATGCCAACAAGGGGAGCGCATGCAAACGAAACAGACACCAGCGCTACACACTGCTGCACAGGGCACCCTCCACACACCTCTTTACCTAAGTGGTACATtggtacttttacatttattaatttaactgtcATGGTTAATACCACTTTGAAGTTAAACTAAGAAACtattctgtttttacatttctcaagagtttaaatgagtaacttttttcttttaagtaaGTCTCCCAATATACCTtatattttgcaaaacaaacacattaattcatttacctgacaatcttctccaacgtgacttgtactaactgacaatgttaagctacttagctatgtacccatttatacagctgggtaattttaccagagcaacttagggtaagtactttgctcaaggctactacagctagaggtgggatttgaacctacgacctttgggtacaaGGCAGCTTCCGCTCAAGGACGGTTTAGAAAGTGCTTCAAAATCATGAGGAAGATGAGCTGTCGCACAGTGGGGAGGATTAGGGTCAAGTTAATGTTAGGGAATCAAACTTAatatttagggttagggtaatgTCAGGTGATCAAACAGTTCATGGTTAGGGTTCCGATAGGGTTAAGGGTTAGCATCTAGGGTCAGGTGATCAAACAGTTCATGGTTAGGGTTCAGATAGAGTTAAGGGTAGGGTTAAGGGAAGGTTAGGGTCAGGTGATGAAAGAGTTAATGAGCAGAGACACGCCCAGTGTTCATCTTCACAGAGGAACTCCTCACAGggtaggagaaaaaaaaaaaaaaaaaaaaaaaaactgctctttcTGCCACCTGCGCTTCCTACGGCACTTTAACCtcagcaaaattatttaaaaattaaaattagaaggggggggagaagagGTTTTAGCCCGTGCAGCTGCGCGTGCTCACTTTCCGCTCCGGCGCCCGTTTTCGacccttttttttctctcctcacaGAAACTCGACAGCAGGGCGAAGCTGTGGGGGCAGAGAGAGCAAACCGAACAAAAGATGTTACCAGTCACTTTTCACATGGCGAGCTGTCACTGTGTCTGGAGCGCCGGACGGCCGGCaaacgaaaacacacacagacacacacagacacacacacacacacacacacacacacagggcggGCGCGCGCGCCAATGCAAAGGCGCTGCCGAAAAAGCCAAGCCAACcaaggccacacacacacgctcctcTCTTGCAAAGTCCACACTGAACTTGTACATTTGACTTGCGTGCATTTCCTTGCGCTCGTCCCCCCTCCCGCTGTCGATTCACTGagactcagactgtgtgtgtgttcgcgctCATTACGCCGATCGCCCGCTCTTATTTCGCCCGCCTCTCccgaagagaagagaagagaagcgAAGCGAAGCGAAGCGCAGCGGGACGAGGACGCTCGCGCGACACCTACCTTCCTTCTTCTCCCCTTCGGCTTCGTTGCTCCGGCGAGAAACACTCCGGGACAAGCGCGCCGAGGTCCGCACAAGGGCCAATGCTCACCGGTTCGACATTAAACACACCGTGACTTATCCGTCCGGACACATAGACACGGTGTGAGCGCCTAACCGGAGCAGGAATTCCACCGAGTTACACTCCAAACTTGTGTCAATGGCATGATTAGGGGCGGAGGTTCGGGCTGGTCGGACACCAGCGATACGGCAGTCAGCAGGCGTGGGTGACGTCACCGCGCAGCCGTGGCGTCGCGAGCGAGAATcggaagggggaggaggaggagaaagttATGCAGAATGACGTCATCGCGTAGGCAACGTGCGACGAGCGCAAGGAGAAAGTTATAGAGCGTGACGTGTTGGTCTGCAGGTTCATTATTTGGCACTTATTGAATTACCtttattgtttctgtgttttttttccaaaacagaaaattaactttttttttctcggtTCTTGCGTTACACCCTTTACCACACTCACAGCCTTAGCAACTGCGATAAAACTCCTTTGGCAAATAAGGCAAtcttcaatatttaatttaacaaacatttaattttaatgtatttttaacataGATGTACAAAGGGCTTCAGGGACTGAGAAAACATGCAGCGGTATGGACTTGCCGCTCCATGGGCCGCAGATGCAAATTCCGGGAACACAGCAGTTTTATCCTTAAGCAAAGCATTTGATATACAGCATACACTGCTTCACAAATTGTAAGGATAGATGGAACACTGAGACCGTGATAAACTAAAGTAAACATGAGCTAAACCGCAatcttttttactgcattaaaatgtatagAGAATTGAGGCATTTTAAAGGGTCAATACAGTGTATCTTTATGCCTCAGCAAAAGGAGAATATTTATACAGACTTGCAGTAATAAACTTATTTATGAAAGAAATTGCATACGTAATTTAGAAACAATTACTGCATTTgggggtcctgctttctggcgggtctggggttttgagtcctgcttggggtcccttgtgatggactggcatcccgttctgggtgtgtcctccctccagccttgcgccctgtgttgccgggtacggctcgccacaaccccactcgggacaagcgatttcagattGTGTGCGCTGCGTGTACCGAATTTAGTAAAAATACCACTCAAACACTGAAGATGTGCATATGTACACTTCATTTTATAACATATTCCAAAACAAATACACTTAACTTGTTACAGGAAAAGTTGATTAAACCAGAATCAAGTAAAATTCAATGccttttttctaaatatataatcttaaatgcaaaacagcagTTAGAATCCACTTAAAATGGTACAAATCATATCATAGAGGAATGCATACAACCTGATATAGTACGCTACCATTCATTTCAATGAACAGTAAGTCATAGTTAACATTTTATCATCATAGCTGCTTGTTTAAAGAATAAATGCGTATCAGGAAATCAGAATTTACTAAAGGACATGTGATACACTGATACTAAACAAATACTGTCCTACTACTGATTTATAATGTTGCCAAGACAACTAACACTACTGTAACCATAACATTGAACATGAATTAAATGGAATAAACTCCTTTGGCTGGGTCACATTTTAGTACAGACCTGGACATTTATTTGCACCAGAATAGTTTTGAGTCTCACCATCACAAAAGGCACAAAGACagatgttcatttaaaaaaaaaaaaaaaaagggggggaaaccCAATGCGGAAGATAGGGCAACATATACCACGTACACTTAAACTACACTCAACTGATGGTAACATTGAAATATAAGAGGAGTCAcactttcacttttatttgtattcttGGGTGCATTGAAGCATGGATGTAGTATTTGTAGAGGGATAACACAGGAAATGCTTCAGATCTCTAATTTGAAAGCAGGACTCAGCTACAAGGAAAGTAAACTCTGAAAGGCAAATGGAGATTGGGGGTGGATTCAGAAGCCAGAAGGAGTGAGAACATTCATATCTCTGGGCTTGAGCTTGTGAGAGCGGGATGCCGGTCTCTTGCTCTCCATACTGGGGATCTCCATCTTTGGGGCTTTGAGGTTGGTGGGGTCTTCAGCCATGCGGGTGGCTTGAGCCTTCATCACTTCCATGGGTGTGGGTTTCTGGGCACCTCGGTAAGACTGCAGTGCAAAACCTCCTGCATTGACAACGGAGACAGCAGCTAAAGGAATGTGGGCATAACTCAGAACATTCAAGAAGCAGTTTCTACACAACCTCAGCAACAGctctgcaaaatattttaaccCAAAGTTAGGCTGAATACTACACCTCTCCCTCCCCATTTTGCAACTTCTTGACAATCGCATTTACCTGTGGTTGAGGAGTCCGTACCTGGGTCGGTGGTGGACTTCTGAACGACAGGCCGGGGTCCAAATACACTCCAGCGTTCAACAGCACCTCCGCTTTCAATTCCACTCAAATCTACGCTGGTGTTGGCACTGCCAAACTCAGAACTAGTGATAGAGGCAGTGGAGCCTTGGCTGAACCAACCCCTGCCATAGAGACCATAACAAATGTCAACACTGATACATAAACATCATTCCTTTAAAACTTCCATACTACTGAAATTTTGAGAAGGCAAAAACAATAAGTGGGAGAATGTCATGGATTTCTAGGAAAATccctatatttaaaatttagaaCAGAAATGTTCTAGTAGTAAGAATTTTacaaataagatttaaaaaaaaaaaaaaaaaggcaggtgtGAATTTGCCCGATAATCATTTTAACGACCTGCATGTGAAGAGCTTATAATGCAGCTAAGTAAAATTTACTGAGTAAAAActgctattttaaaaaaaaaaaaaaaaaaaaaaaaaatttccaaacaATGGTCCTAGTGATTATGTCCACTAATGCCTATATCAAATCAATAACAGTTAAAATCTAATTCGGAAGAACTGTCAAAAGTGTGaatttcctgttttcttctgAACCTGCAGAAATGTTTGAGATGCGTATATTCAGATTTCTTTGCAGTTAAATATTGAATTAGGAGGATAAATTCACATATGCCATAAGTGTGGCTCATCTCATTTACTCCGGTGGGGTAGATGAGCTGTTGTAGTTCGGTAATATAAGCTGTCCACTTCATACCTGCGCTTCTGTTTGGGGGACGACTGGGGGGTAGTATTTGGGGTTGACTGTGCTGAGGAAGTTTGCTTATCATCCTTTGGCTCCTGAATCTTCAGCTTCTGTAAACACAGAACAATCTCTGCagtgtagtttaaaaaaaataaaaattactaagCAGAGATTAGGCTTGGTACCAGTATTCATCTTTGTACAAGTAATATAACATTCtgcaaacaatatttttatataatagttCAGAAAATTACTACGAGTTAGTGCATAGATAAAGGGAAAGCCAAAGGCAATCAttcaaaagtaaacattttcctTCTAGGAGTCACAGGCGAAGAAGTATGACATCTCACAGCATCATGCAGGCACTTTCCCCTCGTGAGACAGTTTACAAACCACACCGGGAAACATTTACAACCTTCACACACTGATGCTGACCAGGACTGGGAATTCCTAAAGTCAGaagctgcgcacacacactcacgttTAGACTTTCTGCCATCCGGTGGTAACGGGCCTCTTCAGCTGCCAGTCCCTTGTGGGGGGTGTATCCTGCATCTGTGAGCCCAGCCTGCTTCTCAAACCTCTGCATACTCTCCTGGGTTTGCTCTGGGGCAAGCAGCACGAATATGGAGAGAAGAATTACAACACTGAATTAACCAAGTGGTTTTTCCACTTGGTCTCATCTTTCAGCAAGATGATAGAGGAGCAACTGCCTTACACACATTAATCTACTGTGTTAAACATACTGCTAGTTACTTCTGTCACACACTGGTTCTTTAcaagctaaaataaaaattacaaaacacccAGTGTGATGCGTACTGGTCATTAGAGAGTTCATGATGATGGATGAAGCTTTGGCCTTGACGACGCGAGGCtctgtagcagcagcagcatcagtggAAGCGGCATGGGTGAGGTAGCCTCCAGATTCATCTTCCTAAACGCAGATCACATACGTGCAAAACATGGGCCACCATGACTATCACAGGGGCAGCCTTGAGATAACCAATTAAATGAGggcaaagagagagaaagggggagagaagagggggggaaaaaaaaaaaaaaaactacacactttctttaatttttatgaatttttccaTTGTGTAGTCTTGGTATTTTTGTCAACTGTGTACCAGATTATCACCTGGCTGAACTTTCAAATATTGAGATATTTTTGTCTGTCTTAcagataaaaatgagaaatttgaGTAAAACTGAAATCAGGACcattcataaaaaataaaggtaacTCTTCAGAGGAGAAAGGGCAACCATGGCCATTTTTCTTACCCACACTCGTCcagggaagggggggtgggggggggggggagaaaaactAACTACGCTGATACTGGAATACAAGGATCACAAACTGTGGGTCACACCTCAGCCAAGCGTTGGAACTTCCGTTCTGGAATGACGGGCCTCTTCCACAGGATGTTGACATTGATATCAGATGGAGGGGGTGACATGGGGGCCTCGAGGGCATCATCATAGCTGAGGGCACGGCGGGTCATTCCAAGGGGTAGGGACATCCCACTTAGTAGGCCTTCAGGAGTGCCCGATTCAAGAGCTGGGGACAGACACAGACGTCACAGATGTAGAATCTATTAAAATCTATTAAACAGcctaaaatgtttaaactgtgTCAGCCTCCTGCTCTAAAATATATACTATGACATGCTCCTTGTGAGGCTCTTTCAATATCAACACCCTTGGTTAGACACCCTGGCCAGGGTTGATCCAAGTCCTGATCAGCCTTGTGTCTTTCTAATTgccttttgtttaatttttgcctCAAATTTAACAGGTTGACTGCTTGGGTTATTAACTTGATGCCAGGAGGCTCTGCATGCCACCAATCATCAATTCTTACAGTTTATTCTACAATTGCATCTCTTCAGAGTTCTCTTTGGCAGAACTCCAGCCATCTTTAGTGCATCCTCCAACTCAGGTCAGTCCTGGATCAGCTTCCTCATCTTTGCTAAGGGTCTCATGGTAGTGTGCTGATTGGAAGCCATTAAGACTGACTCATCCATGAGTCATCATCCACATGAGATTACTATGTCACAAGTATGATTCCACCTGCTCATCTGCATACTACACCCTCCACATCCTTTGTGTCCTCCACTCTATTTCATCCTAGAGGTCTTGATTCTGTTGACTTTATTACAACAATACCCTAACTATTGCTACCTCACTGCACTGAGCCCAGTCTCAGGCTATGAGACAGAGAGGTATGTTGCCAAGCAATGTATAATTAACCCAAAAAAAACTCTATGAAGACTTCTAGCTCCTTTGAACTTTTGGCATCctctgcaccaccgtaccccaaGTAGAATCATGAGTCTCTAAGGATGTTATGTAGTCTCTTCAGAACAGAAACTGTTTCTTAGTTGCTTCAGTCTCTTACAGATTTTGACTGGCTTTCAGATCATATCATAAGGAGCACACTCCCTTTTTTCTCTGTGCCAGATTTGTGAGCAGTAATGCTGAATGCCATGATCATCTGTACTGCCACTTATCTCAACATTCTGCAAACTGCAGTCATCATTTCTCCTCGCTGGCTCCTGGTCACTCAACCTGCTACTGTTATTACTCTACTCTACTTGGGGCTGGAGGTTCCAAACATGTGGTGGCATTTCTGGGTTTGGCTTcttttactgcatttcttcCCAGACTGGCAGATCTTCAAATATTGTATGCTCTTGCATAACTTGTCAGCAAACAAACTCCATGTTTAGTTTCAGTACTCTGTCAACAACAGTTGTTGATCTTTGGTACACCTGGTCGAGATGCCCCCCCTGTTCATCTGGGGGTTTACCTTTAGAAATCAATCCGTAGCttagaacccccccccccccccgcaacagTCATAAAATTTTTGGATCTTCATACTTAATGCATATTaagaagttttcttttttctagttGTCAAAAGCAGATCATTATATGCTGACAATACATAAAAACAAGGTGCAGGCATTTGTTAGCTAgtcaacaagaaaaacaaactagGTGATGAGAACACAAAGCATTTCCCATGAAAAATCTGTACATTTGCATACCtttcaagaaaagaaatgagCAAATGACTAGAAACATGCAGAAAAGATTTGATACAAAATGTATATCTGCACCTGGGAGGTTCAACAGCCTTTCTTACCTGGAATCTCACCCGGTCTGGAAACCATTTTCCTCGATAAGCAGTTCAATCTACAGTAGGCTATAAGGAATATAATGTATCACCCCAATGAGATGTAATTTTGCCTGTGAAG
It contains:
- the LOC108934088 gene encoding putative monooxygenase p33MONOX isoform X2 → MVSRPGEIPALESGTPEGLLSGMSLPLGMTRRALSYDDALEAPMSPPPSDINVNILWKRPVIPERKFQRLAEEDESGGYLTHAASTDAAAATEPRVVKAKASSIIMNSLMTKQTQESMQRFEKQAGLTDAGYTPHKGLAAEEARYHRMAESLNKLKIQEPKDDKQTSSAQSTPNTTPQSSPKQKRRGWFSQGSTASITSSEFGSANTSVDLSGIESGGAVERWSVFGPRPVVQKSTTDPGGFALQSYRGAQKPTPMEVMKAQATRMAEDPTNLKAPKMEIPSMESKRPASRSHKLKPRDMNVLTPSGF
- the LOC108934088 gene encoding putative monooxygenase p33MONOX isoform X1; translated protein: MVSRPGEIPALESGTPEGLLSGMSLPLGMTRRALSYDDALEAPMSPPPSDINVNILWKRPVIPERKFQRLAEEDESGGYLTHAASTDAAAATEPRVVKAKASSIIMNSLMTKQTQESMQRFEKQAGLTDAGYTPHKGLAAEEARYHRMAESLNKLKIQEPKDDKQTSSAQSTPNTTPQSSPKQKRRGWFSQGSTASITSSEFGSANTSVDLSGIESGGAVERWSVFGPRPVVQKSTTDPGTDSSTTGGFALQSYRGAQKPTPMEVMKAQATRMAEDPTNLKAPKMEIPSMESKRPASRSHKLKPRDMNVLTPSGF